Proteins co-encoded in one Callospermophilus lateralis isolate mCalLat2 chromosome 2, mCalLat2.hap1, whole genome shotgun sequence genomic window:
- the LOC143391413 gene encoding mortality factor 4-like protein 2 has protein sequence MSSRKQGSQTLGQQSAEEGNFKKPTRSNMQRSKTRGASSGKKTAAPQPKNLEPALPGRWVGRSAEKPPLGSVRKTRKNKQKTPGNGDGGSTSEAPQPPRKKRARVDPTVEREEAFKNRMDVKVKIPEELKPWLVEDWDLVTRQKHLFQLPAKKNVDAILEEYANCKKSQGNVDNKEYAVNEVVAGIKEYFNVMLGTQLLYKFERPQYAEILLAHPDAPMSQVYGAPHLLRLFVRIGAMLAYMPLDEKSLALLLGYLHDFLKYLAKNSASLFTTSDYKVASAEYHRKAL, from the coding sequence ATGAGTTCCAGAAAGCAGGGTTCTCAAACTCTTGGACAACAATCTGCCGAAGAAGGCAACTTTAAAAAACCAACTCGAAGCAACATGCAGAGAAGTAAGACGAGAGGGGCCTCCTCAGGAAAGAAGACAGCTGCTCCACAGCCAAAGAATCTTGAGCCAGCTCTCCCAGGAAGATGGGTGGGTCGCTCTGCAGAAAAGCCCCCTTTGGGATCTGTGAGGAAGACAAGAAAGAACAAACAGAAGACCCCTGGAAATGGAGATGGTGGCAGTACCAGTGAAGCACCCCAGCCCCCACGGAAGAAAAGGGCCCGGGTTGACCCCACTGTGGAAAGGGAAGAGGCATTTAAGAATAGAATGGACGTTAAAGTGAAGATtcctgaagaattaaaaccaTGGCTCGTCGAAGACTGGGACTTGGTAACCAGGCAGAAGCACCTGTTTCAGCTCCCAGCTAAGAAGAATGTAGATGCTATTCTGGAAGAGTATGCCAATTGTAAGAAATCACAGGGGAATGTTGATAACAAGGAATATGCGGTTAATGAAGTTGTGGCAGGAATAAAAGAGTATTTCAATGTGATGTTGGGCACTCAGCTGTTGTACAAATTTGAGAGGCCCCAGTATGCTGAGATCCTTTTGGCCCACCCTGATGCGCCAATGTCCCAGGTTTATGGAGCGCCACACCTACTGAGATTATTTGTAAGAATTGGAGCAATGTTGGCCTATATGCCTCTTGATGAGAAGAGCCTTGCATTATTGTTGGGCTATCTGCATGATTTCCTAAAATATCTGGCAAAGAATTCTGCATCTCTGTTTACTACCAGTGATTACAAAGTGGCTTCTGCTGAGTACCACCGCAAAGCCCTGTGA
- the LOC143391411 gene encoding olfactory receptor 52D1-like yields MHSASVPNNTAFHPSTFLLLGIPGMQDQHIWIAIPFCSMYILALVGNGTILYIIMTDRALHEPMYLFLCLLSITDLVLCSTTLPKMLTIFWLRSHIISYQGCLTQMFFVHAVFATESAVLLAMAFDRYVAICRPLHYMSILNATMIGKIGLACVIRGLLFVFPFVILIERLPFCGHRIIPHTYCEHMGIAKLACASIKPNTIYGLTVALSITGMDVVLIATSYILILQAVLRLPSKDAQFRAFSTCGAHICVILVFYIPAFFSFFTHRFGHQVPPQVHIVLANLYLLVPPVLNPLVYGINTKQIRLRIFDFFIGRS; encoded by the coding sequence ATGCACTCTGCATCTGTGCCCAATAACACTGCCTTCCACCCTTCGACATTTCTTTTACTTggaatccctgggatgcaagaccAGCACATTTGGATTGCCATCCCCTTCTGCTCCATGTATATCCTTGCTTTAGTTGGCAATGGCACCATCCTCTACATCATCATGACAGACCGAGCTCTGCACGAGCCGATgtacctctttctgtgcctactttccATTACGGATCTGGTACTCTGCTCAACAACATTGCCCAAAATGCTAACAATCTTTTGGCTTAGGTCCCACATAATTTCCTACCAAGGCTGCCTCACCCAGATGTTTTTTGTTCATGCAGTCTTTGCCACAGAGTCAGCTGTTCTGCTAGCCATGGCTTTTGATCGTTATGTGGCTATCTGCCGTCCACTACATTATATGTCCATCCTCAACGCCACCATGATTGGGAAGATCGGCCTGGCGTGTGTTATCCGTGGTCTTCTGTTTGTCTTCCCATTTGTCATCCTCATCGAACGCTTACCCTTCTGTGGACATCGCATCATCCCCCACACCTACTGTGAGCACATGGGCATAGCCAAGCTGGCCTGTGCCAGCATCAAGCCCAACACCATCTATGGTCTTACTGTAGCTCTCTCAATCACTGGCATGGATGTGGTCCTCATCGCCACCTCCTACATCCTGATCCTGCAGGCTGTGCTGCGATTGCCCTCCAAGGATGCTCAATTCCGAGCATTTAGCACTTGTGGAGCCCACATTTGTGTGATTCTTGTCTTCTATATCCCTGCCTTCTTCTCCTTTTTTACCCACCGCTTTGGCCACCAAGTACCCCCTCAGGTCCACATTGTACTTGCCAATCTTTATCTCCTGGTGCCCCCTGTTCTCAATCCCCTGGTCTATGGCATTAATACCAAACAGATTCGTCTGAGAATATTTGACTTTTTTATAGGGAGAAGCTAA